The Rhinolophus sinicus isolate RSC01 linkage group LG15, ASM3656204v1, whole genome shotgun sequence region gcagcctgggtgtcttcgatggatgaatggataaagaggagatggtacatatatacaatggagtgttgCTCCACCatgaaaaggaattgtttcttgccatctgcagtggcatggatgggcctggagggtattGAGCTGAGTGGATTacgtcagacacagaaagacagatgcaatgtgattttgcttatatatagaatctaaagaacaaaaacaaaccaagcagaaataaactcagatacagagaacattttgatggctgttAGATGGGAGAGGTGTTGTCAGGGGTAGGTGAAAAAGAGGAATGGATTAAGatgtacagattggtagttacaaaacagtcatgggaatgtagagtatagcataagaaatatagtcaataatattgtaactatgtattgtgtagaatgggtactagatttgttagggtgttcacttcgtaagttatataaatgtctaattattatgttgtacacctgaaagtaacgtaatattgtatgttaactataattcaaaaaattttttcaattatttaaaagaaaaagattagatCATAGCAAATACCACCCAAAAAAAAGACTGCTTGAGTTCTAGCTcagtttctcaaccttttttcaTTATCACTCATTCTAAAGAGCCTTTTTAGATAGTTTTTCCTACTCTCACCcccccatgaaattttaatgcTATAGatgtattatatttgttatgtactgtatgtatatatgtactttatacataaaaattatacattcttGCCCCCCAGAACAACTTTCACCTCCTGGGGGGGCATAATTGCCCCCACCGAGAATGTATGCTCTAACCTGCCTGCCTTTGGAACTTCATTTCCCTTTTGTCCATTACACTcaccttctttctgttcttcaaacaTGCCGATCTTGTACCGGCCTCAGAACCTTTGCACTAGCTagtccctctgcctagaacaatGTGCCCCTTGATTATCTCATGGCTGGCTCCTCACAGTCTCATTCTCTATGTCATCTCCTCaagaaagcctttcctgaccacccaatCTAAACCCCTCCGTAATATCACCCTGCTTTGATTCTCTGCATTGTACTCATTGCAGCTGATATGTTACAATACAATCTTTATTGTCTGTGAGCCCTAAACGGACATGAAAGCCCCCCAAAATCAGGACCTTGCCTGTCTTGCTTAGCTCTGGCATCTAGAATGGTTCTTACCCCATAGGAGTCACccaagaaaaaaagttaatggGTGAATACTCTGCTCTAACTGTAAAAATCCAGGCTACTATTGTTGACCTGAGCACCTCTAACTAACCTATGTGTTACTATTTTAGAACCCTTCAAAACCAGCTGGAATAATCTTATGTGTTATTTGCATGGTCCCCACTTTTTGGATGGAATCCTCATTTGTGTGTACTATTTATATACCATATGTCTATCTGTGCTTTACATAAAAAGAGTAAGACTTCTCACCCTACCCCCCACTCCtgacccctcccaccccccaccttgcCAATGATGGGAGGTGATGTTACCCTGTTGAAAATGCAGAGTAAGCCACGCTCTCACTCCCTTACTCTCTTGTCTTTCATTGGTTGGCTCTCCCCATCCCCTATGATTCCACAGAGAGGGTGCCTCCAGAGGTGGGACTGTGCCatggggcagagagaggggcAGGCAGGAAAGAAGGGGATAAGGTGTTACCTTGAAGATCGGATGTATTGATGGAAGGCACCTCATAGTGGCCACAGCGATAACCTCAGCCATCAAATGTCCCCTCAGAAGATGAGACTGCAGCTCGTGAAGCTGGAAATCAGAACTACGGACCCAGCATTTAGCCAGGAGCCAGACCATTGGGGGATCCGTTGGCAAGAAAAGTGGTGGTGGGGGTGATCCTGCCTTTGGCAATTGGAGCTGGAGAAGGAATGAgtttggggaaggaagaagatGAGTGTCAGGTGCCCAGCAGATTCCTCCTCCCTTGCATATGTaaccctttccttcttccccaaatTTGCTTAGCTTTCTCCATCTGCCTGCTGCTACTCCCCAATAGCCACTATTCCGTCGCCTCCTTTTCCTATCAGTGCATTATCACTGTACAAGCTGCTCTGCCTCCAGCCTTTTGCAGAAACAGCTCTTCCACTACCTCTTTGGCCTCCACTTCCCCTTTCAGTCCCCTCAGTGTGGACAAGATTCAAACCCTCTGTTTACTTTATCCCACATTCTTTTTCAGAAACCTCAGCTTCTCTCCAATCTTTCAACACCATCCCTATGCGGCTAAGTCTCCAGTTCTCAGCTAGTCACTAGCTATATGTAACAATTTGAATGTCTCCCCATTACCTCATAATTGGCCAGACAAAGTCCACCTGAccatcttttcctctttatttgtcCTATTTCTGAAGATGCCttgcctctttctttcctgtctccttgAATCCAGGCCAGTTTAATTTTCCTCTGCAATCCCACTCATCTTTCCTCTGCACCCCTACAGCTTTTCCCCATATATGAGTCCATCACCCTCACCGTGGACAATTGCTGTAGCATATCACCCTAATTCCTGTATCTAGCATCTTCCTTCTCGAATCCATCCTAAACACAATGCCCTGTATAATGTGCCAGCAGTATCTTTCACAACAGCCTTCACCAGATTCCTGTGTTCATATTCCTTGGTTTGGCATCCACCGCCCACCAGAGCCTGGCCCCTCTTACCTCACATTATTCCCCACCACTCCAGCTCAACTGTCCACTGATAATCTCCTGACTCCTCACACTCAGCTCTCATCCAATGCATCTTCCCTTGGGGGCAGGTGTTGCCCCTTCCCCAAGGCTCATGCCCACCCCATCTCCCATGACCCCTCCCAAACTGTCTCTGTCCTCAGGTACTTCCTCAGTACTGGAGATTTGCCTAGTTTGTCTGTCTAGCTAGACTGCAACTTTCCACCTTTGCCCATTTCCTCCTTTAATGCCTCCCCTAGTGCTTTAGCACAGTGTCTTACAACAGAATGAATCCTTAGTGAATTTGGGTGAGGGGCTGAGCTGAGAGGGCCAACTACAGGGGAGCAAAACTCCTGGGTCCTCTCACCTGGATGACCATGGGCAAGAGTTTCCCATCAGGTTGCAGTTTCAGCATGaccagaggggcagccaggtgCTGCTGGCTACACAGTATGATGTTGGCCTTGATCCCATCCAACAGGGAGAAGTCGGCTTCAAACAGAGTGCCTCCCTAGATGGGGCAAATGGCAAGGGCTGCTATCAGTATATGGAACTTCTCCCCACCCTGTTCCccccaaaggaagaagaaaaagaaggaaactatcTTGTCTCTATCGCCTACTTTATACCAGGTAATGGATCACGTGCTTTTAGCCTCATATAATTCTTACATGCACTTGAATTAGCCCgttttataaaagaggaaacagatgaCCAGAGAGGATAGAAACCTCGCCTGAAATCACAAAGTTTATTACAtaacagcagagccaggattcacaccTAAGTCCATCTCACCCTATAATCCATGAGTTTTCTCTCTCAGCTGGTCCATGTTGACTCCTGACTAACAACCCCACCCTTGACCTGATTCTCTTACCCCACACCCTCCCCAAATCCCTAGCACCAAGGCCcagttattttgttttgactCTGTCTCTATCACCCATCACATTCTTCCTCCACAGTATGCATTTTTCATTCAGGGAGGAAGGCCATGTGGTTGCACTTCTCCAGAATCACTCAAGATTTCTCCTGTAGAATCCCTTCTTGCCATCTGTAAGCAAGTTGGGCCCACAGTGGATGCTACAGCAGCACAAACGCTGACTCCACCCCCATCTCACTGTGTGGTCTCCTTTGGGCTGGTATGTCCATACCTGACGTTCCTTCTCCAGCTGGGCCTGCAGTTCTTCCATGCCTGGAGGGAATACTAGGCGGGCAGGAAGTTGATTGGAGCGCCTCAGCAATAGGGGGTTGGTGCCATTGAGAAACTGGTACCCAAATAAGGCATCCTCCTTCCAGGAGGCCCGCACCTGCTCTGGGGATGGCAGTTGTGGAGCATGCTGTGAGATCTGAGCTCCTGGTTCTTCCAACTCCCACCAAACCATCCCCTCTCGATCCCAGCCTGCCAGAGGAACCAAGACCTCAGATCTCCCAGCCCTGGTTTCCTAGATCGGGTAGGATCTGGGGGTAAGGGTCCTGGGAGAAGCAGTGGGGTAGAGGGACTGACCAGCCAGCTTGCTCTGGCCACACCAGAAAATCCTGTTGAAGTCATCGAAATCCTTCCAGCAAGTCAGAACATTTAAAGAGTCTTTGATAGCTAGGTCGGCCAGCCTTCAGGGAAGGATAGGTGAAGAGTTTGAGAGTTATTCTCAGAATCACACATTATAACCACAGGCATGCACCTCGGGCTAGTCCATCCCTTTGCAGTCCACAGTAGCTTCTTGGTCTCCCCTGGACCAAGACACCTCCCTCTCACACATCCCCCCTTGTTCTCACCCCTTGGCCAGTGAAACCTCAAAGTCAATTCTCTTGTCCTCCAGAAATCTCTCATCTACGGGGAGGTCACCTAAAGTGGTAGCAGCCACATTCAGGATTAACCCATCCTTCCAGTTACCCCACCTGtggcacagaaaaaaatgaaatcaggcATTGGTGGTGGGAAGAGTCAGCACTCCCTGTGGGGTCAGGAAGAGTCAGGTttcgggggtgggtggggatagAGGGTAAGGCTAACCGGTAcagcttccttctctcttccagctCCTCTTCCCGGTGTTTCTTGAACAGGCCTTGAGTGTCATCTACCACCGTGTGTGCTAGAAGTGCAACGGAGGTGATGGAGGCTGAGGCTTCTCCTGAGAGCCTCTCCCCTGTCCCTGCCAAGGGTGCCTCCTTAGCTGGCCCTTCCGagatgcgggggtgggggggactgaCCCTTCAGCATTgcgcccctccccagcctccacgCCGCTGCTGTGTGCCACCTCCAGCAACCACCCCTCTTCCACAAGACCCCGCCCTCTGGTTCCTGTCCCCACGCCTtgtcccctcttctctccctcacccGCAGCTTCTCTTGTGACCCAGAGACCtcctcacacccccaccccacgctCACCAGTGCCCTCGGGTAGGCTCAAGACGCCTTTACCCTCCACCCAGCGGTAACACGGGAACCTGAACTCTTCCCCACTGGCCCCGGGGCCCTGCACAGAGATCCAGTTGCAGAACCAGGCGTCATCATTCAAGAGGTGCCGTTTGAGCAGTTTCACAAACAGCAGAGGCCCCAGGTACTCCGACACATCCTCCTTGAATTCCGTCTCCTGCAGGCGATAGAAGAGACTCAGCATTGATGGAGATCGCCGGAAGGGGGACTCGGAGTGAGCCCGGTTCCCCCGACTCCCTTCCGCGGGACCACTGGGAAAGTGGCGCAAAAGGagccagaaagagaaagggggcaCCCTGAGCAGATAGCTCCACGACCCGTGACAGGTCAAGTTCTTCAGGCCGAGGTGAGGCGGAGGAGGGAAGATGCACTCCTTCCTGCCCTTTTCCCCTCCTGTAGTCATTGGCGTGCCAAGCTCTGAACTGGGCACTGGGCACAGGCGCTGCGCCCTGGGCGAGCGTACAATTGAGCGAGGAGATACACTGTTGACAGGCAGTTACAGCCGTGAGACCCCGATGCCCCCACCACCTCCTCCAAGGCTGAGCGCGACAGAGAACCCACCGAGCCTGGGGGCGGGCTTCCCGGAGGACAGTCTGTCTAAGCAGAGACCTCCAGCAGAGTTCAGTCAGGAAGAGTGAGGCGGAGGGAAAGTGGCGGAAATGCGTGCCAAGGAGAGCAAGCGCGGGAGCCGAGGCTGAGAGAGGCTGAGCCGTAGCGAGGAGCAGAGCGCAAGTGTGGGAGATGAGTGGGGCCGGTCTTGAGGAGTCTCGAAGGTGAAGGGCTTTGGATTTAGTCTTGAGAACAAGGGGAAGCCATTCAAATGTTTTACGCCAGGAGGAATGTTTTACCGGTGAGAATGTATTTGGAAGAAGTCGCTCTAGCTGTAGAAGGGCTTGGAAGGGCAGGAG contains the following coding sequences:
- the ALOX15 gene encoding LOW QUALITY PROTEIN: polyunsaturated fatty acid lipoxygenase ALOX15 (The sequence of the model RefSeq protein was modified relative to this genomic sequence to represent the inferred CDS: inserted 1 base in 1 codon), whose translation is MGVYRVRVSTGSSLCAGSNNQVKLWLVGQHGQAELRTRLRPTRGKETEFKEDVSEYLGPLLFVKLLKRHLLNDDAWFCNWISVQGPGASGEEFRFPCYRWVEGKGVLSLPEGTAHTVVDDTQGLFKKHREEELEERRKLYRWGNWKDGLILNVAATTLGDLPVDERFLEDKRIDFEVSLAKGLADLAIKDSLNVLTCWKDFDDFNRIFWCGQSKLAEQVRASWKEDALFGYQFLNGTNPLLLRRSNQLPARLVFPPGMEELQAQLEKERQGGTLFEADFSLLDGIKANIILCSQQHLAAPLVMLKLQPDGKLLPMVIQLQLPKAGSPPPPLFLPTDPPMVWLLAKCWVRSSDFQLHELQSHLLRGHLMAEVIAVATMRCLPSIHPIFKLLIPHLRYTMEINVRARNGLISDLGIFDQVVSTGGGGHVDLLKKAGASLSYRSFCPPEDLADRGLLGVKSSFYAHDALRLWEVISRYVEGIVNLHYKSDEAVKDDLELQTWCREISEVGLRGAKDLGFPTSLQSQGQVCHFVTMCIFTCTGQHSSVHLGQLDWYAWVPNTPCTMRLPPPTTKDATLETVMATLPNFHQASLQMSITWQLGRRQPTMALGQHEEEYFSGPEPXAVLKKFREELAALDKEIEIRNAKLDMPHEYLRPSLVENSVAI